The window CCGTCAACGCTTTCGGGTCGATGTTCACGCTGTTCTTCACCCGGGGCCCGGTGTCCGATCTCGTGTCCGCTGAAAAGGCGGACACGCGCGCCTACGGCAAATTCTTCCACGCGCTGCTCAAGCGCGGGGTCTATTTCCCGCCGTCCCAGTTCGAGGCGGCTTTCGTGTCCGCGGCCCATTCCCCCTCGGACATCGAGAAAACCCTCGCCGCCGCGGACGCCGCCTTCCACGAGGTCTGATGGCCGACGTTCTCTGGCTGTCCGAAAAAGACGTGGCCGACCTCCTGTCGGTCGAAAGCGCGTTGCCCATGGTGGAGGCGGCCTTCGCCCAATTGGCCCGGGGCGAGGCCCAAATGCCGCCCAAGTTGTACCTGGAGTTTAAGGAATACAACGGCGACCTGCGGGCCATGCCCGCCTACCTGCCCAAAACCGCCTGCGCCGACGGGCGGCCCTACGCGGGCGTCAAGGTGGTCAACTCGCACCCGGACAACCCCCGGCGCGGTCTGCCGACGGTCCAAGCCATCTACATTTTAAATGACCCGGAGACCGGGGCCCCCTTGGCGGTGATGGCCGCCGGGCGGCTCACCGACGTGCGCACCGGCGCCGCCGGCGGGGTGGCCGCCAAGCATTTGGCCCGTCGAGATTCGAAGGTCCTGGGGCTTGTGGGCGCGGGACGCCAGGCCGGCGCGCAATGGGAGGCCCTGTCGAGCCTTTTCCCGTTGACGGAAGTGCGGGTCGCCGCCGCGACCGAAGAGGAAAGCGCCGCTTTTTGTCGCCGCCACCACCGCCCCGGGGGGCCGTTGCTCCGTCCCGTGGGAATCCCCGAGGCCTGCGACGCCGACATCGTGGTCACCACCACCCCCGGCCGCCGCGTGGTGGTGCGCCCGGAGTGGATCAAGGACGGCACGCACATCAACGCCATCGGCGCCGACGCCCCGGGCAAGCAGGAACTGGACGCCGGCGTGCTGCAAAAGGCCCGCATCATCGTCGACAGCCCCGAACAGGCCATGCACTCGGGGGAGATCAACGTGCCGTTGACCACCGGGGCGATTTCGCCGCGGCACATCGCCGCCTCCCTCGGCGAAGTGGTGATCGGCAAGAAGCCCGGGCGGGTGACCGAGCGGGACATCACCGTTTTTGATTCCACCGGCCTGGCCATCCAAGACGTGGCCGTGGCCGCCTGCGTTTACCAGCGCGCTGTTCAACTTCAGAGAGGGACGAAAGTCCCTCTCTAATCCAAGAAAAGAGATCCCCATGCCCGATATCCAGCCCTTTCGCGCCTTTGTGTACGGCGCGAAGCACCAAAAGAACATCCAATCCCTGGTGTGCCCGCCCTACGACGTGATTTCTCCCGAAGGGCGCGCCGCCCTGGTCAAAAAAGACCCCGGCAATTTTGTCCGCGTCGAACTGCCCGCGGGGGACGCCGCGACCCGGTACGGCGACGCCGCCCGCCTTTGGAGCGAATGGGTGGAACAAGGGGTGCTGGAGCGGGACGAGCGCCCCTGTCTTTACGGTTACGAGGCGCGGTTTCGGTCCCAGGTGGACGGCCGTCTTTTGAAGCGGCGCGGTTTTTTCGCCTCGCTCAAAACCGCGCCCTGGGGGCGCGGGGTCTTCCCCCACGAAAAAACCCTTCCCACCCACAAAGTGGACCGGTTGAATTTGTTCAAGGCCGCCCGCGTCCAAACCAGCCCCATACAGCTTTTGGCCCAAGACCGTTCGGGGGCCATCGCGCGGACGGTAAACGAGGGCATGGCGGGCCGCCCTTGGTTGCGGTTCACCGATGAAGCGGGCGTGACGCACAGTCTTTGGAAATGGCCGGAAGGGCCCCGCACGCGCCGGTTGACGGCCCTCTTCAAAAAGTCCCCCTGCGCGATCGCCGACGGTCACCACCGCTACGAAACGTCGCTCAATTACGCGGCCTGGGCCAAGAAGAAGGGCCGGGCCCTTTTCCCCGGGGCGGGCCGGGTGATGGCTTATTTTTCCTCATCGGACGACCGGGGGTTGGAGGTTTTGCCGACCCACCGCGCGGTGCCCTGGGAAAAACGAAAATTCGTGAATCTGGAGAAATGGGGGACCTTGACGCCGCTCCCGGGGCTGGGCGCCTTAAAGAAGTTGATCGACGGGCGGGAGCCGGCGGGCGCCCTGGCCGTGGGGGTTTTTCGCGAGGGGCGGTATTATCGCTACGCCTTCAATAAAATTCCGTCGGAGCTCAAAGGCACGCCCCATCAAAAATTGGCCGCCACGATTTTGCACGCGGGGGCGCTAAAGGGGTTGGGCAAAGAAGATTTTTTCTTCACCCGGGACCCCAAGGAGGCCGCCCGCCGCGCGGGCGCGACCAAGGGATGGGCTTTTTTCCTCGCCCCCAACACCGTGGCCGAGGTGCTGGAGGTCTCCACCGCGGGTTTGGTGATGCCGCCCAAAAGCACCTATTTCTACCCCAAGATGCCGTCGGGCATGCTCAGTATGTCCCTGCAGGGCGCGCTGTAACTTTTTTAAAAAGCGAACCCCCGCGCGGAGAACCCGCGCGGGGGTTTTGCTTTTCAAGGGGTCCGGCTTACGGCAGGCGGACGTTGGCGGCTTGAAGACCTTTCGGCCCTTTCACCACATCGAACTCCACGGCCTGGCCCTCTTCGAGGGATTTGTAGCCCTCGGCCTGGATGGCGGAGAAGTGAACGAACACGTCTTCTCCGGTTTCCGGGGTGATGAAACCATAGCCTTTGGAGGCGTTAAACCATTTCACTGTACCCTTCATTGAATCGCGTCACCGTCCTGTGTAAGCGTTATTTGGACACCGGCCCCTTGATGGAACGCAAAACAAAAAAAACCGCTCGGGGATTAACCCCGTGCGGTTTTCACGATGTGTTGCGGTTGCGGCATCAGTACCTTGAATCCAACTTACTCAATCAGTATAACAGCCGATCCCCCTTTTTACAAGAGACGCGCGCGTCGCTGTTACAATATGTTTACATTGTCTTAATGGGTTCCCCGTCGCGCTGGGTTTATAATTTTCCTCAATGAATAATCGGGTGTTGCGCGTGATTGTGGCGTCGTTGTACGCGGCCCAAAGCCTTTCGGCGGAAGGGGGGGGCGCCCGATTTCGGGCGTCGGCGGGCCATTGCAAAAACACCGGTGTTCCGGCGGGGGTATCACCGCCTTTGGAATGGCCCGGCGTTTCGCCCTTCGTTCCGGGGGCGACCGCGGGCCTCGGCGTCGCCCCCGCCCCCGGAACGTCCCGCGCCCGTGTCCTGGCGGCGTTGGACCCGGCCTTCGGCACCGTGCGCCGCCTGGCGGAGCCGGCGCGTCCCTCGGGGGGCCCGCTCTTTGTCCATCTTCAAGACGTCCACCGCAACACGGACGCCCAGGCCAATCTGGCCCGCGCCGTCGAGGCGTTGACCGCCGGGGGGCTCGCGCGGGTGGTGGGATTGGAAGGCGGGTGGGGGGAGTTGCCGGTGACGGCTTACCAACGCCATTCGGACCGGGCGGCGGTTCAAACCGCGGCGGACTCCCTTTTTCGCACCGGGCGCGTGTCCGGGCCCGTGTTCGCGGGGCTGACGGGGCGGGGAAAATTTTATGGTTTGGAAGACAAAGCGGCCTACCACCGCAACGTGGCGGCGTACCGGGCCGCCCGCGCAACGGTCGCCACCGCCCGCAGGGCTTTGGCGGAAGCGCACCGCAACAGGAGCCGGGCCAAAACCCGGGTGAACCCGGCCCTGCGCGCGTGGGACGACGCCGTCGAAGCCCGTGAACGGGGCGAACTGGGCCTGGGGGCCTTCACCGAAACCCTCGCGGGTCTTCTGCCGGACGGTGACTTCCCCGAAAGTGTTCGTTTGTTTCGTCGGGCCTGGGCGGCGGAGAACCGTTTGGATTTCCCCCGGGTGGAACGCGAACGCGACGCGCTGGTTCGACGCCTGCTCCCTCGGTTGACATTTCCCGAAGTGGAGGATTTGCGCCGTCGCGCGTGGGCCCACCGGTCGGGCGCCGCCCCCGCGGGGGAATTTTATTTTCACCTTCGGACCCTCTGTCGGCGGGCGGGCGCTCCGCTCGAGGATTACCCCGCCTTCAGCGCCTATGTGGGATACGTTCGGCTCGCCGACCGGATTTCTGTCGAGCGGCTTCTCGGGGACTTGACCGAGTGGGAAGACCGCGTCGTGCGTCGCTGGGCCCTCTCCCTCGGAGAAAAACAATGGGCGGCGGAAACGCGACGCCTGCGGCTGGCCTCCAAATTGGTCGATTTCGCCCTCACGCCCTCGGAGTGGCGGGCGTGGCGGGCGGACCCCGTCCGCCCGACCGCTCTGCGCCCTTTGGAGGAATTTTACGAAGCGGCCGACGCGCGGGACGCGACAATGGCCGACCGGGCCCTGGCCTTGGCCCGCGGCGTGCCGGCGGGGGAACCGGTGGTGATCGTGACCGGGGGGTACCACGGCGACGGCCTGGCCCGACGGTTGTCGGAAGCGGGCGCGACCGTGATCCAATGGACGCCCAAAATATCCCGGGCCGAAACCGCGCGGGGATCGGCCTATTTGAGCGTTTTCGCCCAGGAAAAAACACCCCTGGAAAGATTGATGCAGGGCGAAAAACTGTTCCTCGCCCCGCCTGTGGCCGAGCCGCTGCGCACGGAAGGCCCCTGGGCCGTGGCCGCGGCCGGCCGATTGGCGCGGGACCCGTTCCCCCTGACGGAGGGGGAACGCGCTTTGTTGGAGGCGTTTTTCCGGTCAACGGGGGCGAAGAATTTGCGCATCACCGACGCTCGCGTGGAATCCATTCCGGGGTTTGATGTCGAGGGGGCCGACCGGCGCGTGGTCTTCACCCTCGCGAACCGGAGCGGACGTCACGAAATCGTCGTCTACGCCAAAAACAAAACGGCCCTATTGCGTGTGGCGTTGAAAGGGTCCCGCGGGTTTCGGGCGCGCCGCGCGCTGCATCGGTTGGCCCGGCGAATGGGCCGATGGTTGAAGCCGCCGGGCCCGCCCCAAACCCCGCCCGGGCCCCCCGCGGGCCGCCGTCGGTTCGTTTTGGGGGCTCTGGCGTTGATCGGCCAGGGCGCGAGCGAAAAGGCCCGGGCCGTCCTGCCCGGATTTTGGCTGGAATTGGCCCGGGACAGGGCGCGTCCCTATCGGGGCGGCGACGCCGCGCGCGCGGCGGAAGCCTTTTTCGCGGCGTGGAAGAATTACGCCCCGCGTCCGGCGGGGCCCGGACGGGAAAACGCCCGCGGCGAACTGTTGGCGCGGGCGGCGTCGTTTTCGCCCGGGTTCGTTAAAACCGTGGAAGGCTTGGTCCGCCTCGCGGAGAACCCCGACCCGGAAACGGCGGATCCCCGGAACGCCCGCGACGCGTTGAACGCCGAACTCCTCCCCGAAGGGTTCCTGGCGGAAATCGAATGGCAACGCGGCCCGTCCGGCGCTCCGGCGCTGGTGTTGTCTT of the Elusimicrobiota bacterium genome contains:
- the ala gene encoding alanine dehydrogenase; the encoded protein is MADVLWLSEKDVADLLSVESALPMVEAAFAQLARGEAQMPPKLYLEFKEYNGDLRAMPAYLPKTACADGRPYAGVKVVNSHPDNPRRGLPTVQAIYILNDPETGAPLAVMAAGRLTDVRTGAAGGVAAKHLARRDSKVLGLVGAGRQAGAQWEALSSLFPLTEVRVAAATEEESAAFCRRHHRPGGPLLRPVGIPEACDADIVVTTTPGRRVVVRPEWIKDGTHINAIGADAPGKQELDAGVLQKARIIVDSPEQAMHSGEINVPLTTGAISPRHIAASLGEVVIGKKPGRVTERDITVFDSTGLAIQDVAVAACVYQRAVQLQRGTKVPL
- a CDS encoding DUF1015 domain-containing protein — translated: MPDIQPFRAFVYGAKHQKNIQSLVCPPYDVISPEGRAALVKKDPGNFVRVELPAGDAATRYGDAARLWSEWVEQGVLERDERPCLYGYEARFRSQVDGRLLKRRGFFASLKTAPWGRGVFPHEKTLPTHKVDRLNLFKAARVQTSPIQLLAQDRSGAIARTVNEGMAGRPWLRFTDEAGVTHSLWKWPEGPRTRRLTALFKKSPCAIADGHHRYETSLNYAAWAKKKGRALFPGAGRVMAYFSSSDDRGLEVLPTHRAVPWEKRKFVNLEKWGTLTPLPGLGALKKLIDGREPAGALAVGVFREGRYYRYAFNKIPSELKGTPHQKLAATILHAGALKGLGKEDFFFTRDPKEAARRAGATKGWAFFLAPNTVAEVLEVSTAGLVMPPKSTYFYPKMPSGMLSMSLQGAL
- a CDS encoding cold-shock protein, whose protein sequence is MKGTVKWFNASKGYGFITPETGEDVFVHFSAIQAEGYKSLEEGQAVEFDVVKGPKGLQAANVRLP